From the genome of Marinobacter antarcticus, one region includes:
- the glgB gene encoding 1,4-alpha-glucan branching protein GlgB — MQSPILSNSDLRSFSEGRHWHIYNVLGAHLCQQGNCYGVGFAVWAPNARSVDVVGDFNHWQPGVHPMELHEGTGVWSLFVPDVAVGALYKFSISSVSGQHLLKTDPYGQAFELRPSTASVVTQSGDFDWTDGDWLSRRALWSWQHSPISIYEVHIASWRHHGSGRWLNYREFADQLVPYVLEMGFTHVELLPVTEHPLDESWGYQTTGYFAPTSRFGNPDDLRYLIDLCHRHSIGVILDWVPGHFPTDDHALALFDGTALYEHEDPRKGRHQDWGTLIYNYGRNEVKNFLIGSALFWLDAFHIDGLRVDAVASMLYLNYSRKDGEWIPNAYGGHENLEAIDFLRELNQVCQSRFPGTLICAEESTSWPGVTRPPETGGLGFNLKWNMGWMHDTLDYLQQDPVYRQYHHDKLTFGLIYAFSENFLLPLSHDEVVHGKGSLINKMPGDEWQQRASLRLLFTYLFTYPGAKLLFMGGEFGQRREWSESRELDWSLLQYPEHQGLKRLVQDLNGLYRREISLYGQSHKSHGFEWIDCHDSPQSVISFVRKSEGETTVIVVNFTPIPRHHYRIGVPSGGLWCEIFNSDSEYYGGSNLGNPFPVQACDQPWMTRDWSVELTLPPLGAIVLSKGADPVAKEPDE, encoded by the coding sequence ATGCAAAGCCCTATCCTCAGCAACTCTGACCTCCGGAGCTTCTCGGAAGGCCGTCATTGGCATATTTATAACGTGCTGGGTGCTCATTTGTGCCAGCAGGGAAATTGTTATGGCGTTGGCTTTGCGGTCTGGGCTCCGAACGCGAGAAGCGTGGATGTGGTGGGCGATTTCAACCACTGGCAACCCGGTGTTCATCCAATGGAGCTCCACGAAGGCACCGGGGTCTGGTCGCTTTTTGTGCCCGACGTTGCGGTTGGCGCTCTCTACAAGTTTTCTATTTCTAGCGTTTCAGGTCAGCATCTGCTCAAAACCGATCCTTATGGCCAGGCGTTTGAGTTGCGGCCTTCGACTGCTTCTGTTGTCACACAATCAGGGGATTTCGACTGGACTGATGGCGACTGGCTCTCTCGCAGAGCGCTTTGGAGCTGGCAACATTCGCCGATCTCGATTTACGAAGTTCATATCGCATCCTGGCGTCACCATGGTTCCGGGCGGTGGCTGAACTATCGGGAATTTGCGGATCAACTTGTGCCCTACGTTCTGGAAATGGGCTTCACACACGTTGAGTTATTGCCTGTAACGGAACATCCGCTTGATGAATCCTGGGGTTACCAGACCACAGGATACTTTGCCCCCACGAGCCGGTTCGGGAACCCCGATGACCTTCGCTATCTGATCGATCTCTGCCACCGTCACAGCATAGGTGTCATTCTGGACTGGGTGCCCGGCCACTTCCCTACCGATGATCACGCACTCGCTCTTTTCGACGGTACAGCACTTTACGAGCATGAAGATCCACGCAAGGGCCGGCATCAGGACTGGGGTACGCTGATCTACAATTATGGGCGCAACGAGGTAAAGAACTTCCTCATTGGCAGCGCCCTTTTCTGGCTGGATGCCTTCCATATCGACGGGCTGCGTGTAGACGCAGTAGCCTCCATGCTTTACCTCAATTACTCCCGCAAAGATGGCGAGTGGATACCAAATGCCTATGGTGGTCACGAAAACCTGGAGGCTATTGATTTTCTACGGGAGCTGAACCAGGTTTGCCAGAGTCGGTTTCCGGGAACCTTGATCTGCGCAGAAGAATCTACATCCTGGCCCGGTGTGACCCGACCACCGGAAACCGGCGGGCTCGGTTTTAATCTGAAATGGAACATGGGCTGGATGCACGACACGCTGGATTACCTGCAACAGGATCCGGTTTACCGCCAATACCATCACGATAAGCTCACGTTCGGGCTGATCTATGCTTTTTCTGAAAACTTCCTTCTGCCGCTTTCTCATGATGAGGTTGTGCATGGCAAGGGCAGCCTGATCAACAAAATGCCTGGTGATGAATGGCAGCAACGAGCCTCGTTACGGCTGCTTTTTACTTATCTGTTCACGTACCCGGGAGCAAAGCTGCTGTTTATGGGGGGGGAGTTTGGCCAGCGCCGCGAATGGAGCGAATCCCGGGAGCTTGACTGGAGCCTGCTGCAATATCCAGAGCACCAGGGGCTTAAGCGGCTGGTGCAGGATCTGAATGGCCTTTACCGCCGGGAAATATCTCTCTATGGGCAAAGCCATAAATCCCATGGTTTTGAATGGATTGATTGCCACGATTCGCCCCAGTCGGTGATCAGTTTTGTACGCAAATCCGAGGGCGAGACCACGGTTATTGTGGTGAACTTTACCCCCATTCCCCGCCATCATTACCGGATTGGAGTGCCATCCGGTGGCCTTTGGTGTGAGATATTCAACTCCGATTCCGAGTACTACGGAGGCAGCAATCTTGGCAACCCCTTTCCGGTTCAAGCCTGCGATCAGCCCTGGATGACACGGGACTGGTCGGTTGAGCTTACTTTGCCTCCCCTGGGCGCGATTGTGCTGAGTAAGGGGGCGGATCCGGTAGCAAAGGAACCAGACGAGTGA
- the glgA gene encoding glycogen synthase GlgA, producing MIRILFATSELYPLVKTGGLADVSASLPEALCRLEYDVHILLPGYPAAMEAARKGSALRKARIQVDDYSVSLWQTRPPGSAVTLWLVDCPALFDRPGNPYQNGRGEDWWDNAQRYELFCRVAAQIALGQAGIQWVPDIVHCNDWQTGLIPVFLEHHRSRPGTVFTVHNLAYQGLFPHEIFRALGLPDSLWNMHELEFHGQLSFIKGGLVFSDRITTVSPRYAREIQTPDYGYGLDGLLRHRRERLSGILNGIDTGVWNPEDDPYLEFHYGSGHLENKLLCKARLQDQLALKTGDAPLLGFIGRMVEQKGLDWLVAVMRPLLERGCQFALLGSGESRYEEPLKALANQWPDQVSLTLGYDEVLSHRITAGCDLFMMPSRFEPCGLNQMYSLRYGTLPIVHSIGGLRDTIFDPVDAGLDEANGFCFQEPTATSFLSAIERALGYRKNQKAWRRLQHNAMSGEYSWQLRAKSYGDLYQQILAERDDQQPY from the coding sequence GTGATTCGGATACTTTTCGCCACAAGTGAACTTTATCCTCTGGTAAAAACCGGTGGGCTTGCCGATGTGTCGGCGAGTCTGCCAGAAGCGCTTTGTCGTCTCGAATACGATGTGCATATCCTTCTGCCTGGTTACCCTGCAGCCATGGAAGCGGCACGCAAAGGAAGTGCGTTGCGCAAAGCTCGCATTCAGGTTGATGACTACAGCGTGAGTCTCTGGCAAACCCGGCCGCCCGGAAGTGCTGTCACCTTATGGCTGGTTGACTGCCCTGCTCTGTTTGATCGCCCGGGGAACCCTTATCAGAACGGCAGGGGGGAAGACTGGTGGGACAACGCTCAGCGCTACGAATTGTTTTGCCGGGTTGCAGCGCAGATTGCACTTGGCCAGGCAGGCATCCAGTGGGTGCCTGATATCGTGCATTGCAATGATTGGCAAACGGGACTGATTCCGGTTTTTCTGGAGCATCATCGAAGCCGGCCAGGCACGGTATTCACCGTCCACAATCTTGCCTACCAGGGTCTGTTCCCCCACGAAATATTCCGTGCTCTGGGCTTGCCGGATTCGCTCTGGAATATGCACGAACTTGAATTTCACGGCCAGCTTTCGTTTATCAAAGGTGGTCTGGTGTTCAGTGACAGAATTACCACGGTGAGCCCGCGCTATGCTCGCGAGATTCAGACACCAGATTATGGATATGGTCTGGATGGACTGCTCAGGCACCGCCGCGAGCGATTGTCTGGAATTCTTAACGGAATTGATACGGGCGTATGGAATCCTGAAGACGATCCATATCTTGAGTTCCACTACGGCTCAGGTCACCTTGAAAACAAATTGCTCTGCAAGGCCCGGCTACAGGATCAATTGGCCCTGAAGACAGGTGACGCACCCCTGTTGGGCTTTATCGGGCGCATGGTGGAACAGAAAGGGCTGGACTGGTTAGTTGCCGTTATGCGTCCATTGCTGGAGCGGGGTTGTCAGTTTGCGCTTCTGGGCTCTGGCGAAAGCCGCTACGAAGAGCCCTTAAAAGCTCTGGCAAACCAATGGCCTGATCAGGTCTCTCTGACTCTGGGCTACGACGAAGTGTTGTCTCATCGCATTACCGCAGGTTGTGATCTCTTCATGATGCCATCGAGATTCGAGCCCTGCGGCCTTAATCAGATGTATAGCCTGCGTTATGGCACCTTGCCGATCGTCCATTCGATTGGCGGTCTTAGAGATACGATTTTTGATCCTGTTGATGCGGGTCTCGATGAGGCAAATGGATTCTGTTTTCAGGAGCCAACTGCGACATCATTTCTGAGTGCTATTGAGAGAGCTCTTGGCTACAGGAAAAACCAGAAGGCTTGGCGGCGGCTGCAGCATAATGCCATGTCTGGTGAATACTCCTGGCAGCTGAGAGCAAAAAGTTATGGTGATCTCTATCAGCAAATTCTGGCTGAACGAGACGATCAACAGCCGTATTAA